The genomic stretch CCAACTTGATGGTTTCTTGATGATCATTGACGTAGGCAATCGTGCCACGAATATCAAGCTCTTTCATCACCACTTGATGCACATTGATACTTGCTGGATGACTCCAAATCGACACAATTACAATGACACCCGTTGGCTTGGTTGCATCAACCAATGATTCAAGTACTTTATTGACACTGGTACATTCAAAGGCCACATCTGCGCCACGATCACCCGTAATTTTCATCACTTCAGCCACAACATCGACTTGCGTTGGATCCAAAATGTAATCTGCCACCCCTGATTCACGTGCCTTGTCTTTACGTTTGGCGCTGAGTTCAGTCACGATCACCGTTAAACCTTTGGCTTTTAATATCGCAGACAACAGCAGTCCAATCGGACCTGCACCACCAACCAGAGCAACATCACCGGCTTTGGCACCACTCCGTACAAAGGCATGATGACCCACAGATAAAGGTTCAATTAAAGCTGCTTGATCGAGTGGAATTTTATTTGAGATAGGATGCACCCAACGGCGTTTCACTGCGATTTTTTCAGAAAGACCACCACCACGTCCACCAAGACCAATAAAGTTCATGTTCTTAGATAAGTGATATTGATCACCCGGACCTGTCGGTACATCATCCGCAATAATATACGGTTCAACCACGACATGTTGACCCACTTGAATATCATCAACGCCCTCACCTACGGCATAGACCACACCAGAGAACTCATGTCCCATGGTAATTGGCGCAGATTCACCAGAGATCGGATGTGGATGACCACAAGCAGGAATAAAAATAGGACCGTCTATAAATTCATGTAGATCTGTGCCGCAAATACCACACCAAGCCACTTGAATACCAACCGTACCAGCTTCAACGACGGGCTCGGGAATATCTTCAATGCGGATATCACCCTTATCGTAAAATCGAGCTGCTTTCATTTTATTCTCCAATACGTCAATGAATGTGCCTTCGCATCTCAAACCATCAAAATAATCAGACCATCGCATAGAGATCCCTTGCACTTTATTGGTTTAGTCTGTCATTGATGAAGATCTGCAACTCAACTATTGGTACAGCATAAAGGGTTGGCTTTTGGTTGGCTCGGTATCAACGCCTGCAGTCGCGACCCTGAAAACCAACTCAAGACACTTTCTTTAAGCCTTTGACTTAAACCTACTCCACTTACTCAGCCAATTAAATTCGTTTCGCTCGATTGACAATATCATCCAATACACGATTCACCTGCCGTTCTAAATCGTCAGTCAAACCTTGGCAAAGTTCATCTTGCTTCTTCAACGTCCCGGTACTTTTATTGCGATAACCTGCCGGTACATCACCAGAATAAAAGACCTTACTTTGTTCAGTTTCATCTTCAAGTGAAATCACCTTGCGTAGACCAACAGCACCTTTGCTTTCAATGATGAGTCGAATTTCATATTTATTTTTTTGAAACTCAGTCTGTTGGTTAAATTTAAATACTTGCCCCTGATGGTCAAGCACACTTTGCACTTGATTGTTTTTTTCAGGCCGACCTTCACTGTAATAACTGCTGTAATCAAAATACACCACAATATCAGCATCTGAACGACGATCTAAAAGCGTAAATGGAGCAGCTTTAAAAGCAGTTTTGATTTCTTGTTCAAATCGCTCAGATAAACGCTCACTGCTGTACTTACCGCAGCGATCATCCCCCTTTTCCTGATCGATAAAATAGGCAACACGTACAAGGCCTTTTTGAGCTGCAGTGCGTGCTAAATCTGCTGAATTTTTATAACGGCCATAGGGGCTATAAATGGTATTGGCATCTTGATATAACGTGGCAATTTCTCGAAAATCAACCTTGTAACGTGCAGACTTTTCTTTCTGACTGGCTTCTAAAAACAATTGACTGGCTTTTTCTGTACGCCAAAGCTGGTCATATTTACTAAATTGTTGCGCTGCGTCTTTGTATTTCCCATGTGCCGCATAAGCTTCACTGGCCTTGGCAAAGTCTTCACTCGCAGCTTGATAATTTTTTATTCGGACTTGTAACAAGCCACTTTGATAATAGTCGCCAGCCAGTCGCGTGGCATATTCAAATTGATAACGCGTCGCAAGTTTGGCGATGTCTAAATAGTCTGCATAACTTGCACCTGTTTGATAGGCTTCTGCTTTTTGTCTATAGTTTTCAGTGGTATTCAGTTGAATCGCATTGCCTTTTTGGTAATACAATTTCGCCATATCGAGTTTTAAGCTTGGCATCGGATAACGTTGATTAAAAGCTGTAAACTCATTGCGATAAAAACCAGCATCGAGTAAATAACGCGCTTGATAAATCGTTTCAAGACGTTTAATTTTCTGATCGATACTCACATTGGGCAAATTTTCAATGCGATTCAAGGATAAATGCACACTTTCCAGCCAACTCTTTTTCAGTGAGTTTCTTGGATATTCTTGTTTTTCATTCAGCTTGTTGGTGACGATGCGAATACTGCTTAGATAGTCACCTTTTTCATAACTTTGCATCGCCTTGTTTAGCGTACATGCTGTCAAAGTACTCACACAGAACACAATACAGCAGATTTTAGCTAAAAATGTCTTACCCATTGCCTACAACCACTTTCTTATAATACATAGATTATACGGTAGTCATACACGACAAGACGAATGCTTTTACCATCACACCCATCAGCCTTCACAATATATGCTTAGTTATCTCAAGGGGATAGCAGCATAATCTAGACTAAAACCACTGTCCAAACCAGTTGCTGAACCGCTGCCATAAAGATGGGGCCTGATGTGTTTCAGATTGACTGGCGCTGCTATTTGAATCGAATAGATTGAGTTGCTGTAGATCCTGATTTTTCATTTTAGGAAATGCTGCCTCTAATGCAGCACAAGTTGGATATTGTCGCTGTAGCTGCTGCAAATAATAAGCCTGATCATGGTTTAAAAAACCGTCTAGTAATCCAACCTTTAGCACATTACTGCTTGAACAGCGCCCAACCTCTCGGTTCCATACCAGAAAAGACTTGAGGGATGGTCCAATCGATAATTTATCTGCCGTACATGAAAGCACAGCCAATGCGCTAACCGTATAAATTTCTGGTGCATCACCATCTGCTGCGTAGGCTAACCCGATCACCCATTCATTTTGCTTTAGCTGCTGAAACTCAACCTCACTGTGCCATTGCTCCAGCCTAGACTGAAATATACTTCGCAATTTGGTCTGCAAAAAAGCCATGCTGGTCTTGAGGTCAACGCTACGCAAGACAAACTGCGGATGAGCAAATTGCAGCCTAAAGTTGCTGGATTGATCTGGTGTTTTTAAGGGAGCAACTGATTGATAACGCGCGATAAAAACATCATCTGGTGAATGTGGTATACAGGCCCAGAGGGTTTGCGAACTGATCAGCGACATCCCCAGCACACTGCCCAAAACAACACGCATTAAATGGAGCTTTAGCAACCGAACAGACTGAGTATCCCTCATATAAATCTACACTGCACAAGTAGATGCCCTAAATCGCATTATTTCTTCCATTGCAACACTTGCAGGCTGTGATCGTCTTTTAAGCTGTTTTCGACCGCATTGGCCAACTGCTTGATCAAACTTTGGGTTTCTATTTTACTAAACCAATCTTGGCTTTCATCTGCTGCTGCATTAATTTCACAGACCAATACCCCACTGGCATCTTGGTTGCGGCAGGTGACCCCAAGCGCAATCGGATGGTCAGCCACGCTGACATTAACGGTTTCTGTTTTGGGTAATGCTTGCGTTTCAAAGCCATAATTTTTTAATTTTTCGGACAGCAAGGCCGTTACATATTGCTGGGTCACATGACAATCATCATGTTGCGCATGGGGATGGGTTTGGCGGTCTGCTGTAAATTCTAAAGTTCTCATAATCTAATCCAATGACTTAATTCTTATATGGATTTAGCATAAGCAATAAAACGCAAACAGCCAAGGATTAACTTGGCTGTTTGCAGACTTATTTAAAATGAACTTTTAAATCTTACTGATTTTCTTCAACTTCAATACTGAAGCCCGCTTGTGTTGTCAGCTGAGTAAAAGTCGGAAAGCTGGTTGCAACCGTTTCAGTCCCATAAATGGTAATTGGGGCTGAACTACGTAAACCTGCCATACTAAAACTCATCGCGATACGATGATCATGATGCGAT from Acinetobacter pullicarnis encodes the following:
- a CDS encoding 2,3-butanediol dehydrogenase, translating into MKAARFYDKGDIRIEDIPEPVVEAGTVGIQVAWCGICGTDLHEFIDGPIFIPACGHPHPISGESAPITMGHEFSGVVYAVGEGVDDIQVGQHVVVEPYIIADDVPTGPGDQYHLSKNMNFIGLGGRGGGLSEKIAVKRRWVHPISNKIPLDQAALIEPLSVGHHAFVRSGAKAGDVALVGGAGPIGLLLSAILKAKGLTVIVTELSAKRKDKARESGVADYILDPTQVDVVAEVMKITGDRGADVAFECTSVNKVLESLVDATKPTGVIVIVSIWSHPASINVHQVVMKELDIRGTIAYVNDHQETIKLVEAGKINLEPFITQRIKLDDLVAEGFETLIHNNESAVKIIVSP